A part of Aegilops tauschii subsp. strangulata cultivar AL8/78 chromosome 2, Aet v6.0, whole genome shotgun sequence genomic DNA contains:
- the LOC109785549 gene encoding uncharacterized protein gives MRRTNSRRWGPYHRAGQPAGSGAGAGAGAVDRLSALPDALLHHITSFLKAWEVVPTCVLARRWRHLWASAPCIDLRVRHSSFRDANPPEEFCDFVDSLFLHRDASASVDTLRLRSSDDYVGFDEKDTNAWIRTAISRKARVIHLVGHRKGIASLDRVPFVSCHLKILKLSYARLDDRILGQLSSSCKSLEEMDLKDCLVTGPGIVSTSLKTLIMLKCTFNWDFSITAPNLVLLRLITPSVRVPSFTNFGSLVTGTIILDDSLLCDDFGYISDEDNFDETTDDDNHNDDKRENYKIHDDCSLSDDDFGYISDDNFGYISDDNPGYIGDDGDFDKFGFGYGFPEGRYGHSHYKDNYDYGSDIDSDDNTYEYSEIANDAKYGYKGAKLSSQDGKYGGNSGRNYSKILGGHNMLESLSTATSLELLTDAGEVVLTRELKRCPTFSNLKTLSLGEWCMAADFDALILLLQHSPNIKRLFLQLKLNFGMRKALETGIKLERRSFTCKDLRMVKIKCSKDDGRVHTLAHMFSANGIPLQCIYVRRSGNAHLRGQKFMRELGKQELDECGDDWM, from the exons ATGCGCCGGACAAACTCCCGGCGCTGGGGACCTTACCACCGCGCTGGCCAGCCGGCAGgctccggcgccggcgccggcgccggcgcggtCGACCGCCTCAGCGCCCTCCCGGACGCGCTCCTGCACCACATCACGTCGTTCCTGAAGGCGTGGGAGGTGGTGCCCACCTGCGTGCTCGCGCGCCGGTGGCGCCACCTCTGGGCGTCCGCGCCCTGCATCGACCTCCGCGTGCGCCACTCCTCCTTCCGCGATGCCAACCCGCCGGAGGAGTTCTGTGACTTCGTGGACAGCCTCTTCCTCCACCGCGATGCGTCCGCGTCGGTGGACACGCTCCGCCTGCGGTCCAGCGACGACTATGTGGGCTTCGACGAGAAAGACACCAACGCGTGGATCAGGACTGCTATCAGCCGCAAAGCGCGGGTTATTCATCTTGTTGGACATCGTAAGGGAATTGCGTCGTTGGACCGCGTGCCCTTCGTCTCTTGCCATCTCAAGATCTTGAAGTTGTCGTATGCCAGGCTCGACGATAGGATCCTTGGACAGCTTTCTTCTAGTTGCAAATCCTTGGAAGAGATGGATCTGAAGGATTGCCTGGTCACTGGCCCTGGGATTGTGTCTACCTCTTTGAAGACTTTAATCATGCTCAAATGCACATTCAACTGGGACTTCTCGATCACTGCTCCGAACCTCGTGCTTCTGCGCCTCATCACGCCTTCCGTCCGAGTTCCGTCATTTACGAACTTTGGGTCACTGGTCACAGGCACCATCATACTTGACGATTCTCTCTTGTGTGATGATTTTGGATACATCAGTGATGAAGATAACTTTGATGAAACTACTGATGATGATAACCACAATGATGATAAGAGAGAGAACTATAAGATTCACGATGACTGTTCCTTGAGTGATGATGATTTTGGATACATCAGTGATGATAATTTTGGATACATCAGTGATGATAACCCTGGATACATCGGTGATGATGGCGATTTTGATAAGTTTGGATTTGGATATGGTTTTCCTGAAGGAAGATATGGACACAGTCATTACAAGGATAATTATGATTATGGTAGCGATATTGATAGTGATGACAATACCTATGAATACAGTGAGATTGCAAATGATGCAAAGTATGGCTACAAAGGGGCCAAGCTTTCCAGTCAAGATGGTAAGTATGGTGGAAATAGTGGTCGAAATTATAGTAAGATTCTAGGTGGCCATAATATGCTTGAGAGCCTTTCTACTGCTACGAGTTTGGAGTTGTTAACTGATGCTGGAGAG GTGGTTCTGACTAGGGAATTGAAAAGGTGTCCAACTTTTAGCAACCTGAAGACCCTATCCCTTGGTGAATGGTGTATGGCCGCTGATTTTGATGCATTAATTTTGCTGCTACAGCATTCACCTAATATAAAGAGGCTTTTTCTCCAACTTAAATTG AACTTCGGCATGAGGAAGGCATTGGAAACAGGTATCAAGCTTGAGAGGAGATCATTTACTTGCAAAGACCTTAGAATGGTTAAGATCAAATGCTCAAAGGATGATGGGAGAGTCCATACCTTGGCACATATGTTCAGTGCAAATGGTATACCCCTTCAGTGTATTTATGTGCGTCGGAGCGGGAATGCTC ATCTCCGCGGCCAGAAGTTTATGAGGGAACTCGGCAAGCAAGAACTGGATGAATGTGGGGATGACTGGATGTAA